In a genomic window of Streptomyces roseoviridis:
- a CDS encoding glycosyl hydrolase family 18 protein, with protein sequence MSTQAPTRRAGFRHRIAAGLTALALPLAAMVGLAAPAEAATSATATYTKVSDWGSGFEGKWTVKNTGTTTLSSWTVEWDFPSGTAVTSAWDATVTGSGTHWTAKNIGWNGTLAPGATVSFGFNGTGSGSPSGCKVNGGSCDGSTQPGDSAPSAPGTPVASGVTDTSVKLTWTAATDDKGIKNYDVKRNGTTVATVTGLTYTNTGLTAGTDYTYTVVARDTADQTGPASGAVSVRTTGGGGNPQPGSAVKMGYFTNWGVYGRNYHVKNIVTSGSASKITHINYAFGNVTGGKCTIGDAYADYDKAYTADQSVDGVADTWDQPLRGNFNQLRKLKKAYPHIKVLWSFGGWTWSGGFGQAVQNPTAFAQSCYDLVEDPRWADVFDGIDLDWEYPNACGLSCDTSGPNAFKNMMQAMRAKFGANNLVTAAVTADASAGGKIDATDYAGAAPYMDWFNVMTYDFFGAWAAKGPTAPHSPLTSYPGIPQAGFNSAEAIAKFKAKGVPANKLLLGIGFYGRGWTGVTQKEPGGTATGPAAGTYEQGIEDYKVLKNSCPANGTVAGTAYAHCGTNWWSYDTPATVTSKMGWAKNQGLGGAFFWEFSGDTSNGELVGALNSGLS encoded by the coding sequence TTGAGCACTCAAGCACCGACGCGCAGAGCAGGCTTCAGACACCGGATCGCCGCCGGTCTGACCGCCCTCGCCCTGCCCCTGGCCGCCATGGTCGGTCTCGCCGCCCCCGCCGAGGCGGCCACCTCCGCCACCGCCACCTACACCAAGGTCTCCGACTGGGGATCCGGCTTCGAGGGCAAGTGGACGGTGAAGAACACCGGCACCACCACCCTCTCCTCCTGGACCGTCGAGTGGGACTTCCCCTCCGGCACCGCGGTCACCTCGGCCTGGGACGCCACCGTCACCGGCTCCGGCACCCACTGGACCGCCAAGAACATCGGCTGGAACGGCACCCTCGCCCCCGGCGCCACCGTCTCCTTCGGCTTCAACGGCACCGGCTCCGGTTCGCCCAGCGGCTGTAAGGTCAACGGCGGCTCCTGCGACGGCTCCACCCAGCCCGGCGACAGCGCCCCCTCCGCCCCCGGCACGCCCGTGGCCTCCGGCGTCACCGACACCTCGGTGAAGCTCACCTGGACCGCGGCCACCGACGACAAGGGCATCAAGAACTACGACGTCAAGCGCAACGGGACCACCGTCGCCACCGTCACCGGGCTGACCTACACCAACACCGGACTGACCGCGGGCACCGACTACACCTACACCGTCGTCGCCCGCGACACCGCCGACCAGACCGGCCCGGCCAGCGGAGCCGTCTCCGTGCGCACCACGGGCGGCGGGGGCAACCCCCAGCCCGGCAGCGCGGTGAAGATGGGCTACTTCACCAACTGGGGCGTCTACGGGCGCAACTACCACGTCAAGAACATCGTGACCTCGGGCTCCGCGTCCAAGATCACCCACATCAACTACGCCTTCGGCAACGTCACCGGCGGCAAGTGCACCATCGGCGACGCCTACGCCGACTACGACAAGGCCTACACCGCCGACCAGTCCGTCGACGGCGTCGCCGACACCTGGGACCAGCCGCTGCGCGGCAACTTCAACCAGCTGCGCAAGCTGAAGAAGGCCTACCCGCACATCAAGGTCCTCTGGTCCTTCGGCGGCTGGACCTGGTCCGGCGGCTTCGGCCAGGCCGTGCAGAACCCGACCGCCTTCGCGCAGTCCTGCTACGACCTGGTGGAGGACCCGCGCTGGGCCGATGTCTTCGACGGCATCGACCTCGACTGGGAGTACCCCAACGCCTGCGGTCTGTCCTGTGACACCAGCGGTCCGAACGCCTTCAAGAACATGATGCAGGCCATGCGCGCCAAGTTCGGCGCGAACAACCTGGTCACCGCGGCCGTCACGGCCGACGCCTCCGCCGGCGGCAAGATCGACGCCACCGACTACGCGGGCGCCGCGCCGTACATGGACTGGTTCAACGTGATGACGTACGACTTCTTCGGCGCCTGGGCGGCGAAGGGTCCGACGGCCCCGCACTCCCCGCTCACCTCGTACCCCGGCATCCCGCAGGCGGGCTTCAACTCCGCCGAGGCGATCGCCAAGTTCAAGGCCAAGGGCGTCCCGGCGAACAAGCTGCTGCTCGGCATCGGCTTCTACGGCCGGGGCTGGACCGGAGTCACCCAGAAGGAGCCGGGCGGCACCGCCACCGGGCCCGCCGCCGGCACCTACGAGCAGGGCATCGAGGACTACAAGGTCCTCAAGAACTCCTGCCCGGCCAACGGCACCGTCGCCGGCACCGCCTACGCCCACTGCGGCACCAACTGGTGGAGCTACGACACCCCCGCCACCGTCACCTCGAAGATGGGCTGGGCCAAGAACCAGGGCCTGGGCGGCGCCTTCTTCTGGGAGTTCAGCGGCGACACCTCGAACGGCGAGCTGGTCGGCGCCCTCAACAGCGGACTGAGCTGA